The Nitrospiraceae bacterium region TTCTTGCCTGATGAATCGCCCGACCATCGACATCCTCGGCTGCTTCCATCAGACCTTCGGAGAGCGTGGGATGAGCATGGATCATTTCCGCCAGTTGCGAGACCCGAGTTCCAACCTGCATTGCGAGCGCCGCTTCATGGATCAGGTCGGCGGCATGGGCCCCCAAAATATGGACGCCCAAGATGGTTCCCGTCTTCGCTTCTGAGATCACTTTGAATAGGCCCGTCACATCCCCGGTCGCTTGCGCTTTTCCCAATCCCCCATAGCGGAATCGTCCGATCCTGAGCGTCTGCTCAGGCTGTTGCCCAGCCGCTTGGACTTGCTCACGAGCCTGTTGTTCCGTCAGCCCGACGCGCCCGATTTCTGGCAAGGTAAAGATTCCTGCCGGGATGACATCATATCGGACCGTGGTCGGATGTCCCATGATGTTCTCGACCGCGACCTTCCCCTGAGCCGAAGCGACGTGCGCGAGCATCGCCTTGCCCACGACATCACCGATCGCATAGATGCCGGGCACAGTGGTTTCCAACCGGTCGTTGACGAGGATTTCCCCTCTCCGACCGGTCTGGACACCGACTTGCTCGAGTCCGATGCCGTGGCTGTTCAACCCTCGGCCCACGGAGACGAGAAGTTTATCGACCGTCACCGTTGTGCCGTCTTTGAGATGCACCGTCACGGCGATGTCGGATCGCTCGAATTGGTCAATCGTCGTCCCCGTGTACAGCGTCACTCCCCGCTTCTTGAGCTCCCGCTCCATCGTCAACGCAATTTCCTCATCCTCGGTCGGCAACACACGCGACATGAGTTCCACCATCGTCACTTGAGTCCCCAACCCGCTATAGAGCGCGGCAAACTCGCAGCCTTCGACGCCCGCACCGACAATCAAGAGTCGAGAAGGAATGGCCTCGAGGTCCAACAGATCCTTGCTCGTCAAGATCTGTCGCCCATCGATCGGAAACTGCGGGAGATTGGGCCAGGACGAACCGGTTGCGATGATGATGGCGTCAGCAGAAAGTTGGCACTCCGTCCCATCCTTTTTTCTGACATCAATCGTCCGGTGATCACGGAATGATCCGGTACCTTCCAGCTGATCGATGTTCCACACCTTGAAGAGCGTGGCAATCCCTTTGACCAACCCAGCTACGACTTTGTTCTTGCGTGCGACCATCCGGGCCAGGTCGTACCGAGCCTGCCCAGGCAGGATGACTCCCAACTCGTCCGCCTTTTTCATTTTGTCGCCGAGTTCAACCACAGACAGTAGCGCTTTACTGGGAATACAACCCCAGTTCAAACAAACGCCACCGAGAGCCTGGTTTTCAATGACGGTGACGCGCGCGCCTAATTGCGCCGCTCGAATCGCTGCGACGTAGCCGCCAGGCCCGGCACCAAGAATGGCGATGTGCTTTGGAAGAGTCATAACCTCATCGGACTATTGCCGATTGGTTCAGACAATGCGCGATGCCATCGAACC contains the following coding sequences:
- the lpdA gene encoding dihydrolipoyl dehydrogenase; translation: MTLPKHIAILGAGPGGYVAAIRAAQLGARVTVIENQALGGVCLNWGCIPSKALLSVVELGDKMKKADELGVILPGQARYDLARMVARKNKVVAGLVKGIATLFKVWNIDQLEGTGSFRDHRTIDVRKKDGTECQLSADAIIIATGSSWPNLPQFPIDGRQILTSKDLLDLEAIPSRLLIVGAGVEGCEFAALYSGLGTQVTMVELMSRVLPTEDEEIALTMERELKKRGVTLYTGTTIDQFERSDIAVTVHLKDGTTVTVDKLLVSVGRGLNSHGIGLEQVGVQTGRRGEILVNDRLETTVPGIYAIGDVVGKAMLAHVASAQGKVAVENIMGHPTTVRYDVIPAGIFTLPEIGRVGLTEQQAREQVQAAGQQPEQTLRIGRFRYGGLGKAQATGDVTGLFKVISEAKTGTILGVHILGAHAADLIHEAALAMQVGTRVSQLAEMIHAHPTLSEGLMEAAEDVDGRAIHQARKKL